One window from the genome of Phocoena phocoena chromosome 15, mPhoPho1.1, whole genome shotgun sequence encodes:
- the SIRPB2 gene encoding LOW QUALITY PROTEIN: signal-regulatory protein beta-2 (The sequence of the model RefSeq protein was modified relative to this genomic sequence to represent the inferred CDS: substituted 1 base at 1 genomic stop codon) has protein sequence MRFSSFTGASEQSKGGKWKVLQPEGPMLVAEGETLLLRCTVVGSCTDDMIQWVKVSNQDQQEIYNFKHGFFPGVMPMIQKTLEPFNCDYSIYIHNVTTKHAGTYHCVRLDGLNEPSGKKLDEGTSVFVKRAGDPEPELWIIQPQELVLATTGDTVLLNCTVLGDGPPGPIRWFRGAGLSREAIYNFRGISYPNVTAVRAYNNDFSILLRGISTEHSGTYYCVKFQRKPNRQYLSGQGTRLRVKAKHTSLQESEFTNERAAKVFPSGLLSVLTLAVLGLKAVTLAALLLALAAHRRNPXQEDVKNSGPAELCSSWHGAWASSCPQAL, from the exons ATGAGGTTTTCCAGTTTTACAG GAGCTTCTGAGCAGAGCAAGGGGGGTAAATGGAAGGTCCTGCAGCCTGAGGGCCCCATGCTGGTGGCAGAAGGTGAGACACTCCTGCTGAGGTGTACAGTAGTCGGCTCCTGCactgatgacatgatacaatgGGTCAAGGTGAGCAACCAGGACCAGCAGGAAATTTATAACTTCAAACATGGCTTCTTCCCCGGGGTAATGCCCATGATCCAGAAGACACTGGAACCATTTAATTGCGACTATTCCATCTATATCCACAATGTCACCACGAAACATGCTGGAACCTACCACTGTGTGAGACTTGATGGCTTGAATGAGCCCTCAGGAAAGAAGCTGGATGAGGGCACCTCCGTGTTTGTGAAGA GAGCTGGGGACCCAGAGCCAGAACTGTGGATCATCCAACCCCAAGAGTTGGTGTTGGCGACCACTGGAGACACTGTCTTACTGAACTGCACGGTGCTTGGAGATGGTCCCCCCGGACCCATCAGGTGGTTTCGGGGAGCTGGTCTGAGCCGGGAGGCCATTTACAACTTTAGAGGTATCTCCTACCCCAATGTGACAGCGGTCCGGGCTTACAACAATGATTTCAGCATTCTTCTGCGTGGCATCTCCACTGAGCATTCAGGCACTTATTACTGTGTAAAGTTTCAGAGGAAACCCAACAGGCAATACCTATCTGGACAGGGCACCAGGCTGAGAGTCAAAG CAAAACACACTTCTCTCCAAGAGTCAGAATTCACCAATGAACGTGCAGCCAAGGTATTTCCATCAG GCCTCCTGTCTGTGCTCACTCTTGCGGTCCTGGGGCTGAAAGCAGTGACCTTGGCTGCACTCCTGCTGGCCCTGGCTGCCCACCGGAGGAACCCTTGACAAGAAGATGTCAAAAATTCAGGCCCAGCAGAGCTGTGCTCATCTTGGCATGGGGCATGGG CCTCCAGTTGCCCTCAGGCCTTATGA